A window of the Chthonomonas sp. genome harbors these coding sequences:
- a CDS encoding acyltransferase, with protein MSGLWHTEAGILAMGQFMERSPTTRTRFAFIEGMRGLAALYVVIGHFGTMADPLGKRADGTWWQAFMAPFAYGHMAVAAFIVISGFCMQMSLYRRDPAGGTCPEPKRFFLARMRRILPPYYACLALSLLVCWLVTSRHTGLPWNQYVPVTGGAIWSHVFLVHNLAPEWMYKINGVLWSIGIEFQLYFTVPVFAWLLARRQAWAVVLVAILASVSIFVWPELIKLYPWYATLFIVGMMAARGAFGPRPGSPLMFGLAALIGLVAGAWWCSLTKSQIGPNLVFGAGVAALLWAGCAARREVWGLAWRPLVGLGVFSYSLYLMHHPVLQVYAHLTRVGSQPLAAEYQGLFAICLPIILATCFGFYWLFERPFMKK; from the coding sequence ATGTCCGGATTGTGGCACACCGAGGCTGGTATCTTGGCGATGGGCCAATTCATGGAACGATCACCCACTACGCGAACCCGGTTTGCATTCATCGAAGGAATGCGCGGACTCGCCGCCCTCTACGTGGTGATCGGCCACTTTGGCACCATGGCCGACCCGCTCGGCAAGCGCGCCGACGGGACCTGGTGGCAGGCATTCATGGCCCCCTTTGCCTACGGCCACATGGCGGTCGCTGCGTTCATTGTCATCTCGGGATTCTGCATGCAGATGAGCCTGTACCGGCGAGATCCCGCTGGCGGAACCTGCCCCGAGCCGAAGCGTTTTTTCCTGGCGCGCATGCGGCGCATCTTGCCGCCCTACTACGCGTGCCTCGCGCTCTCTTTGCTGGTTTGCTGGCTGGTCACGTCGCGTCACACCGGGTTGCCGTGGAACCAATATGTTCCGGTCACCGGCGGCGCGATCTGGAGCCACGTGTTTTTGGTGCACAACCTCGCGCCGGAGTGGATGTATAAAATCAACGGCGTACTGTGGAGCATCGGCATCGAGTTCCAGCTGTACTTTACGGTGCCGGTTTTCGCGTGGTTGCTCGCGCGGCGACAAGCCTGGGCCGTGGTGCTGGTGGCGATCCTCGCTTCGGTGAGCATCTTCGTGTGGCCCGAGCTCATCAAGCTGTACCCGTGGTACGCCACGCTGTTTATCGTCGGCATGATGGCGGCTCGGGGCGCGTTCGGCCCTCGACCGGGCTCGCCCCTGATGTTCGGCTTGGCCGCTCTCATCGGGTTGGTGGCTGGGGCGTGGTGGTGTAGCCTCACCAAGTCGCAAATCGGCCCGAACCTGGTGTTTGGCGCGGGCGTCGCGGCCCTGCTTTGGGCCGGATGCGCGGCCCGGCGCGAGGTGTGGGGACTCGCCTGGCGACCGCTCGTGGGGTTGGGCGTATTCAGCTACTCGCTCTATCTCATGCACCATCCTGTACTTCAGGTTTACGCGCACCTCACGCGGGTAGGCTCGCAGCCCCTTGCTGCGGAGTACCAGGGCTTGTTCGCGATTTGCCTGCCGATCATCCTCGCGACGTGCTTCGGGTTCTACTGGCTGTTTGAGCGACCGTTCATGAAAAAGTGA